The following proteins are encoded in a genomic region of Spirosoma sp. SC4-14:
- a CDS encoding ROK family protein: protein MSSVEYLGIDVGGTNVKMGIVDASTGKISNFYSHDTISWRQSGHFVERFGDAVALQLLSNKDVNRVGIGLPGMLSRDRTVPLEITAIPEINGVPLVETLTKRFPGVQFFLENDANAAALGEYYFAEEKITENYIFITLGTGVGGAAIINKKIFTGGDGNAMEPGHIPSRHGRVLERNIGKKELLELAELRRSEYTGETHLPGDGDISTTGLVAAAAEGDELALQIWAEVGEILGEGLAALIKILDIKQVLIGGGLSASFDYILPAVEKTLDYWLNPYYKNGLAIKRATLGNDAGLLGAASLCFE, encoded by the coding sequence ATGTCTTCTGTTGAATATTTGGGTATTGACGTCGGCGGAACGAACGTCAAAATGGGTATTGTTGACGCCAGCACTGGCAAAATCTCGAATTTCTATAGTCACGATACCATTAGCTGGCGGCAGTCTGGCCATTTCGTTGAGCGGTTTGGCGATGCAGTTGCTTTACAGTTGCTGTCTAATAAAGATGTTAATCGAGTAGGTATTGGCCTCCCCGGAATGCTGAGCCGGGACCGTACGGTGCCACTCGAAATCACGGCAATTCCCGAAATTAATGGTGTTCCGCTGGTAGAAACCCTAACGAAGCGTTTTCCTGGAGTTCAGTTTTTTCTGGAAAACGATGCCAATGCTGCTGCACTAGGCGAATATTACTTCGCAGAAGAAAAAATAACAGAAAACTATATCTTCATTACTCTGGGAACAGGTGTAGGCGGAGCTGCTATCATCAACAAGAAAATTTTTACGGGTGGCGATGGTAATGCCATGGAACCTGGCCACATTCCTTCGCGTCATGGGCGCGTATTGGAGCGAAATATTGGAAAAAAAGAACTACTCGAACTGGCCGAACTGCGCCGGTCAGAATATACGGGCGAAACCCATTTGCCAGGTGATGGCGACATTTCGACAACTGGCCTGGTAGCGGCAGCGGCTGAAGGTGATGAACTGGCTCTTCAGATTTGGGCTGAAGTTGGCGAAATTCTGGGCGAGGGGCTGGCCGCACTTATTAAAATACTGGATATTAAGCAGGTATTGATAGGAGGGGGCTTATCGGCTTCGTTCGATTATATCTTACCTGCTGTTGAAAAAACGTTGGATTATTGGCTTAATCCATATTACAAAAACGGTCTGGCTATCAAACGGGCTACGTTAGGAAATGATGCAGGCCTGCTGGGTGCAGCGTCGTTGTGTTTTGAGTAA
- a CDS encoding SDR family oxidoreductase, whose product MNPLIVVTGGTKGIGRAIVDRFVLEGFDAVVCARSVDGIQGPGLLPFAADLSGREGVEALLRYIYSLNRPVDVLVNNTGIFLPGMIREEAEGTFELLMNTNVGSAYHLTRGLVQNMIDRRRGHIFMMCSTASITAYTNGGSYCISKFALLGMSRVLREELKPHGVKVTAIMPGATLTASWEGTDLPEERFMKPQDIANSAWLAYSLSESAVIEEIVIRPQLGDI is encoded by the coding sequence ATGAATCCATTAATTGTTGTTACGGGTGGCACCAAAGGCATAGGCCGTGCTATTGTAGACCGGTTCGTTTTGGAGGGCTTCGATGCCGTTGTTTGCGCCCGTTCGGTCGATGGTATACAGGGCCCCGGCTTGCTCCCGTTTGCTGCTGATCTTTCCGGCCGCGAGGGCGTTGAGGCACTCCTCCGCTATATTTATTCTCTAAACCGCCCGGTGGATGTATTGGTTAATAATACCGGAATATTTTTGCCTGGAATGATTCGGGAAGAAGCCGAAGGTACGTTCGAACTGCTGATGAATACCAATGTGGGCAGTGCCTACCACCTGACCCGAGGGTTGGTTCAGAACATGATAGACCGACGGCGGGGGCATATTTTTATGATGTGTTCAACAGCCAGCATTACGGCATATACCAATGGAGGCTCTTATTGCATTTCTAAATTTGCTCTGCTGGGAATGAGCCGGGTTTTGCGGGAAGAGTTGAAGCCTCATGGCGTTAAAGTGACAGCCATTATGCCTGGTGCTACACTCACTGCCAGTTGGGAAGGGACCGATCTGCCAGAAGAACGTTTTATGAAACCGCAGGATATTGCCAACAGCGCCTGGCTTGCCTATAGTTTGTCGGAAAGTGCAGTAATTGAAGAAATTGTTATTCGGCCACAATTAGGCGATATTTGA